A single genomic interval of Dysidea avara chromosome 6, odDysAvar1.4, whole genome shotgun sequence harbors:
- the LOC136258899 gene encoding uncharacterized protein: protein MIVTLRLFLDCARDVLIDTFSNYNTTWWQRAPQLMAQIRLQPPDPFDFKTPDDWPRWWRFEQFRSASGLQEASVAKQVNTLLYLVLYCLGEEAESVVTSTNSSEEERKDYAAVLAKFDGFFQVTRNVIFERARFNRRCQLPVESAEQYIVELYNIAEHCNYGTLTSEMIRDRLVVGIQDASFSQRLQLDPELTLEKAKKIVRQREAVQEQQQVLKGATSGDLVELQRGCHRTPSYDTRRPQQQNPRHFKQRQSEGKLCFRCGKGQHPREKCPARDAVCHRCQKKGHYVACCLTKIDEVVSDHCCTCGSRNMDTISTIQGLSLESAFLDAIEDTQATTWTTTVKLYNMDVLFKLDTGEEVSAITVETYRKLNVKLSKPLKTLYGPSQATLTVNRQFEEKLEHQERENGVVNVRIVKQLIVESAVIAWTKGNLGDQNILKSVVFRDGVNLLPPEALTIVMKNRT from the exons CCAATTATAATACTACTTGGTGGCAGCGTGCTCCGCAACTCATGGCACAAATTCGTCTCCAGCCTCCCGATCCCTTTGATTTCAAGACGCCCGATGACTGGCCGCGATGGTGGAGATTTGAACAATTTCGTTCCGCTTCTGGCCTGCAGGAGGCCTCCGTAGCGAAGCAGGTGAACACACTTCTATACCTCGTTCTATACTGTCTAGGAGAGGAGGCGGAGTCCGTCGTAACCTCCACGAACAGTAGTGAAGAGGAACGGAAGGACTACGCAGCAGTTCTGGCGAAGTTTGATGGGTTCTTCCAGGTTACGAGAAACGTTATCTTCGAAAGAGCACGATTTAATCGCCGATGTCAACTGCCTGTTGAGTCAGCAGAGCAATATATCGTGGAACTATACAacatagctgaacactgtaactatggAACTCTCACATCCGAAATGATCCGTGATAGACTCGTTGTGGGCATACAAGATGCTTCATTTTCACAGCGACTCCAGCTAGATCCCGAGTTGACTCTAGAGAAGGCGAAGAAAATCGTCCGTCAGCGTGAGGCGGTACAGGAGCAGCAGCAGGTGCTCAAGGGAGCAACATCAGGTGATCTGGTTGAACTGCAACGAGGCTGCCATAGAACACCAAGCTATGACACAAGACGACCACAGCAGCAGAACCCAAGGCATTTTAAACAAAGACAATCTGAGGGCAAACTTTGTTTTCGGTGTGGAAAGGGACAACACCCAAGAGAGAAATGTCCCGCCAGAGATGCAGTCTGCCATCGCTGTCAGAAAAAAGGCCATTATGTAGCCTGTTGTCTTACGAAAATAGATGAAGTAGTTTCAGACCATTGTTGCACCTGTGGCAGTAGGAATATGGACACAATCTCGACCATACAAGGCCTTAGCCTAGAATCAGCCTTTTTGGATGCCATTGAGGACACACAGGCCACTACTTGGACAACCACAGTGAAACTATACAACATGGATGTACTATTTAAGCTGGATACTGGGGAAGAAGTCTCTGCCATAACAGTTGAAACCTACCGAAAGCTAAATGTCAAGCTGTCAAAGCCATTGAAGACCCTCTATGGACCATCACAGGCCACTCTGACAGTTAACAGACAATTCGAGGAGAAACTTGAGCACCAGG AAAGAGAAAACGGTGTGGTGAATGTCAGAATTGTAAAGCAGCTGATTGTGGAAAGTGCCGTTATTGCCTGGACAAAAGGAAATTTGGGGGACCAGAACATCTTAAAAAGTGTTGTGTTCAGAGACGGTGTAAATTTATTACCTCCAGAAGCCCTTACAATAGTGATGAAAAACAGAACGTGA